One Chitinophaga sp. H8 DNA window includes the following coding sequences:
- a CDS encoding glycoside hydrolase family 97 protein, with product MMKIKLVYIQVSLLVCSILIAGTAMGKDTLRVQSPSGKVGVKVWMAEKLAYEVTYEGRTIIAPSFIDMEIAGKGTLSADRGIRSASVVKVNEQITSPVPEKRRLIPDVYNHLSLRFRQPYTVEFRVYDDGVAYRIGTAFKGNIIVKNEVAEFNFPGNPTAYFPETPGRAHNSFSTSFEDLYVHRKIADYPAQNMTYTPLLIAPASNPKIAITESDLEAYPGLFLKSNGGASLKAVFPPYPLALKVQEGLYSANRVSKGADYIAHTAGSRTFPWRVMMIAAEDKDLPVNDIVYRLGAPSRVQDVSWIKPGNITDEWIIDVNLFNVPFKAGVNTASYKYYIDFASRFGFDRIMMDAGWSDNNDLFKVNPNINMDTLVAYAREKGVKIAMWTLALTLERQLDSALAQFKKWDVDFIMTDFIERDDQLAVELHHRIAKACADSRIMLMFHGTFPPKGFNRTYPHAITREGVLGSEYNIWGTDVSPGHDVLLAFTRMLAGPFDYEPGLLSNGTKKSFRPVEGHVMSPGTRAHQLSMLVVYDNPMQFFSGNPSQGYLEPAYMELTGSIPTVWDETHVLDAKVGEWIVTSRRNGDNWYIGGMTDWTARDINLQLDFLDNVGYKATICRDGINADKYASDYVIEHMEVQQHATMKIHMAPGGGFLIKLEKKQ from the coding sequence ATGATGAAAATTAAACTGGTTTATATACAAGTAAGCTTGTTAGTGTGTAGCATATTGATCGCCGGCACAGCGATGGGCAAGGATACGCTCCGTGTACAGTCGCCTTCAGGAAAGGTCGGTGTAAAAGTATGGATGGCCGAAAAACTTGCCTACGAGGTTACTTACGAAGGCCGCACGATTATAGCGCCTTCTTTTATTGATATGGAAATAGCCGGTAAGGGGACACTGTCGGCAGATAGGGGTATCCGTTCTGCTTCGGTTGTAAAAGTGAATGAGCAGATCACATCTCCTGTGCCGGAAAAGCGCAGATTGATACCAGACGTGTACAACCACCTTTCCCTGCGTTTCCGGCAGCCTTATACGGTAGAATTCAGGGTGTACGATGATGGTGTGGCATATCGTATTGGTACTGCTTTTAAGGGAAATATCATTGTAAAAAACGAAGTAGCGGAATTTAACTTTCCTGGTAATCCCACTGCTTACTTTCCGGAAACTCCCGGCAGAGCGCATAACTCCTTTTCAACCAGTTTCGAAGATCTGTACGTGCACCGGAAAATTGCGGATTACCCGGCACAAAATATGACTTACACACCATTGCTTATCGCTCCTGCATCCAATCCAAAGATCGCTATTACGGAATCTGATCTGGAGGCTTATCCGGGGTTGTTTTTGAAGTCTAATGGTGGCGCATCGCTGAAAGCGGTTTTTCCACCATATCCCTTGGCGTTAAAAGTACAGGAGGGACTGTATTCTGCCAACCGGGTCAGTAAAGGGGCTGATTACATTGCCCATACAGCGGGAAGCAGAACTTTTCCATGGCGGGTAATGATGATAGCTGCTGAAGATAAAGACCTGCCTGTTAATGATATCGTTTACAGGTTGGGTGCTCCATCCCGCGTGCAGGATGTTTCCTGGATCAAACCGGGTAATATTACAGATGAATGGATCATTGATGTTAATCTTTTTAATGTTCCTTTTAAGGCAGGTGTAAATACGGCCTCTTACAAATATTACATCGATTTTGCCAGCCGCTTTGGTTTTGACCGTATTATGATGGATGCAGGATGGAGTGATAATAATGATCTTTTTAAAGTCAATCCCAATATTAATATGGATACGCTCGTGGCATATGCCCGGGAAAAAGGTGTTAAGATCGCGATGTGGACGCTTGCCCTTACGCTGGAACGTCAGCTGGATAGTGCTTTGGCCCAGTTTAAAAAATGGGATGTAGATTTTATCATGACTGATTTTATTGAAAGGGATGATCAGCTGGCGGTAGAGCTGCATCATCGTATTGCAAAAGCATGTGCAGATTCCCGCATCATGCTGATGTTTCATGGAACATTTCCTCCTAAAGGATTTAACCGCACCTATCCGCACGCCATCACCAGAGAAGGGGTGCTGGGATCAGAATATAATATCTGGGGTACGGATGTATCACCGGGTCATGACGTGTTGCTGGCCTTTACAAGAATGCTGGCAGGTCCTTTTGATTATGAACCGGGATTGCTGAGTAACGGTACCAAAAAAAGTTTCCGCCCTGTTGAAGGCCATGTAATGAGCCCCGGTACAAGAGCGCACCAGTTGTCTATGCTGGTTGTCTATGACAATCCAATGCAATTTTTTTCAGGAAACCCTTCCCAGGGTTATTTAGAGCCTGCCTATATGGAATTAACAGGCAGTATTCCGACAGTATGGGATGAAACGCATGTATTGGATGCAAAGGTGGGAGAATGGATCGTTACCAGCCGAAGAAATGGGGATAACTGGTACATTGGCGGTATGACAGACTGGACGGCCAGGGATATCAACCTTCAACTGGATTTCCTGGACAATGTCGGGTACAAGGCAACCATTTGCCGTGATGGGATCAACGCAGATAAGTATGCATCGGATTATGTGATAGAACACATGGAGGTACAACAACACGCAACAATGAAAATTCACATGGCTCCCGGTGGTGGCTTTTTAATTAAACTGGAGAAAAAACAGTGA
- a CDS encoding SusC/RagA family TonB-linked outer membrane protein, with translation MQKTVHEHQATWWRSRYLTKTLLVMKLAFILLFAALLNAHASAVSQNITFSGKNVALKKIFSVIKKQTGHVVFYNTSDLKGTVPVSVSAHDMPLDDFLEIILKNQSLSFTNEDKTIMLYHKTDGQSALKSIIPDQHIADTSITGKVFSADGLSLGRASVTVKGGNSRTVTDEAGNFKIRAAIGETLVFTFIGFESREVVIKNNDPLIVELKPRDKELSGIVVTALGIGRQKRSLGYAVGEVKSDQMAKVPQENVVNALTGKVAGLKISNPSMDINSDPQVVIRGIKSLSGNDAPLIVVDGLPTGNDAGVLSNLSADNIESVTVLKGPSAAALYGSRAGSGVLLVTTKNGASIKKGIGVTVNSSYAASIPYHFVKQQNQFANGSNGAFDAAQTGWWGPAMGTPAIQWNSNGQAVPLKAYPDNVKNFTQTGNSFINDVSVRGANEKGNFSLSMTDTRANGTYPGVELKKDAISFSGSYNITKKVKVSTNINYLISGSDNFRSQSWDNYPFEDIYFMPNYININDVKNYWKVDGIQQNVWDDHFNNPWFTAYVNVNKFEKINPYGNIKFDWTITPQLSLMARIGTFSQTYTTQSQHGWSEVRNRQGSYNYASSNSQETNADFLLTYKKGFGDFSLNLSGGGNLMYQHGASSSIGGQNLVLPGLYTSGNVDKGFLNFGNSFYKKRINSLYGMASLDYKKVVYLDLTSRNDWSSTLPENNRSYFYPSASLSFIMSDILQLPSFVSLFKLRGGWAQVGKDTNPYQQSQTLVKSTWGTTTIYSLQTTMANNNLKPESIVSSEAGVDLSLFNNRLGFNITYYKVDDKDQIMSISTPATTGYTLASVNAGIVSNSGVEIVLHGVPVKTSALTWDVNFVYTRDRSKLKALPEGISVFQFWAAQNAYNQTKVGDNIGDVWGNDVVRVADGPYQGWPLLDGNGYVQREPVLKKIGNVINDFTVGFQTNVSYKRFTVSASFDWRQGGNYYSESMLRMTRDGRQESWYKGDGSSTFTGILSNNSFNGNKDQLAQEIKNNPTRYNGANGLTWVGGRTEALGGFPLASTGLSNGAFFPGVRSDGNGGYIENFGGAGTKYFAADNIAGGSGYWDQGVQTWMYDASFLKLRELAVAYNFSPAMANHIKAQALSLSLFMRNLILWTKAKNNIDPESAGYFKTDPGAPYELGYDRANMAPWTAVMGLKLNVQF, from the coding sequence ATGCAAAAAACTGTTCATGAGCACCAGGCTACCTGGTGGAGATCCCGGTATCTTACCAAAACACTGTTAGTGATGAAGCTAGCTTTTATTTTACTATTCGCTGCGCTACTGAATGCACACGCTAGTGCCGTTTCTCAAAACATCACCTTTTCCGGTAAAAATGTGGCACTTAAAAAGATTTTCTCTGTTATAAAAAAGCAAACCGGCCACGTTGTTTTTTATAATACTTCAGACCTGAAAGGTACGGTTCCTGTATCGGTCTCCGCACATGATATGCCGTTGGATGATTTCCTGGAAATCATTCTCAAAAACCAGTCTTTAAGCTTCACCAACGAAGACAAGACTATAATGCTTTATCATAAAACCGATGGCCAGTCTGCGTTAAAGAGCATTATTCCGGACCAGCATATTGCGGATACCTCTATTACTGGTAAAGTTTTTTCTGCCGATGGCTTGTCGCTCGGCAGAGCATCTGTGACAGTAAAGGGTGGAAACTCCAGAACGGTTACGGATGAGGCAGGGAATTTTAAAATAAGGGCCGCCATCGGCGAAACACTTGTTTTCACTTTTATTGGTTTCGAATCCAGAGAGGTTGTAATTAAAAATAACGACCCGCTTATTGTAGAGCTTAAGCCCCGGGATAAGGAACTGAGTGGAATTGTAGTGACTGCCCTCGGAATCGGAAGGCAGAAAAGATCGCTTGGATATGCGGTAGGTGAAGTAAAAAGCGATCAAATGGCTAAGGTGCCGCAGGAAAATGTCGTGAATGCACTCACCGGCAAAGTAGCCGGTCTTAAGATCAGCAATCCAAGTATGGATATCAACAGTGATCCTCAAGTCGTTATCCGTGGAATAAAATCGCTTTCAGGAAATGATGCGCCGCTTATTGTCGTAGATGGTTTGCCCACCGGCAACGATGCTGGGGTATTATCCAACCTCAGCGCCGATAACATTGAGAGCGTTACCGTTTTAAAAGGTCCCAGCGCAGCAGCACTCTATGGATCCCGTGCCGGAAGTGGCGTATTGCTGGTGACCACTAAAAATGGAGCGAGTATAAAAAAAGGAATAGGCGTTACTGTAAATTCTTCCTATGCTGCAAGCATCCCCTATCACTTCGTGAAGCAGCAGAATCAGTTCGCCAATGGTAGCAATGGCGCATTTGATGCCGCACAAACAGGATGGTGGGGCCCCGCCATGGGAACACCTGCCATCCAATGGAATTCCAATGGGCAGGCAGTTCCCTTAAAGGCTTATCCTGATAACGTAAAGAATTTTACACAAACGGGTAACAGCTTTATTAATGATGTGAGTGTTCGGGGGGCCAATGAAAAGGGTAATTTTAGTTTGTCTATGACCGATACCCGGGCAAATGGTACTTACCCTGGCGTGGAACTGAAAAAGGATGCCATCTCTTTTTCCGGATCGTACAACATCACCAAGAAAGTAAAAGTAAGCACTAATATTAATTACTTAATTTCAGGGTCAGACAACTTCAGGTCACAGAGCTGGGATAACTATCCGTTTGAAGATATTTATTTCATGCCTAATTATATTAACATTAACGATGTTAAGAATTATTGGAAAGTAGACGGCATACAACAAAATGTATGGGACGATCATTTCAATAACCCCTGGTTCACAGCTTATGTGAACGTAAATAAATTCGAGAAAATAAATCCTTACGGGAATATCAAATTTGACTGGACTATTACCCCGCAATTAAGCCTGATGGCACGCATAGGTACGTTTAGTCAAACCTACACCACACAATCCCAGCACGGCTGGTCAGAAGTACGAAACCGCCAGGGAAGTTATAATTATGCTTCCAGCAATAGCCAGGAAACAAATGCGGATTTTCTGCTGACTTATAAAAAAGGATTCGGTGATTTTTCCCTGAATCTATCCGGTGGCGGTAACTTAATGTATCAGCATGGCGCCAGTTCTTCCATAGGAGGCCAGAACCTGGTGTTGCCGGGATTATATACGTCGGGCAACGTAGACAAGGGTTTCTTAAATTTTGGCAATTCTTTCTATAAAAAAAGGATCAACAGCTTGTATGGCATGGCCTCACTGGATTATAAAAAAGTGGTTTACCTCGATCTGACCAGCAGAAATGACTGGTCCAGTACGCTGCCGGAAAATAACAGGTCCTATTTTTATCCATCAGCCTCGCTGAGCTTCATTATGTCTGATATACTTCAATTGCCTTCCTTTGTATCGTTGTTCAAGCTCCGTGGCGGTTGGGCGCAAGTGGGAAAGGATACCAATCCTTACCAACAATCTCAGACACTTGTCAAATCCACCTGGGGTACAACCACTATTTATTCCCTGCAAACAACGATGGCAAACAACAACTTAAAACCTGAAAGCATTGTCTCTTCCGAAGCCGGGGTTGACTTATCGCTGTTTAATAACCGGTTAGGGTTTAATATTACCTACTACAAGGTTGACGACAAAGACCAGATCATGAGTATAAGTACCCCTGCTACAACGGGGTACACTTTAGCAAGTGTCAATGCAGGTATCGTGAGCAATAGTGGCGTAGAGATCGTGCTTCATGGCGTGCCTGTGAAAACCAGCGCGCTTACCTGGGATGTTAATTTTGTTTACACCAGGGACCGCAGCAAGCTAAAGGCCCTTCCTGAAGGGATATCAGTATTTCAGTTCTGGGCCGCTCAGAATGCATACAACCAGACCAAGGTGGGTGATAATATAGGGGATGTTTGGGGAAATGATGTAGTTCGTGTTGCAGATGGACCTTACCAGGGTTGGCCATTACTGGATGGGAACGGATATGTTCAGCGCGAGCCCGTGCTGAAGAAAATAGGAAATGTCATCAATGATTTCACAGTAGGGTTTCAGACAAACGTTTCATATAAAAGGTTTACCGTTTCTGCCAGCTTCGACTGGAGACAAGGAGGTAATTATTATTCTGAAAGTATGCTGCGCATGACCAGGGATGGACGTCAGGAAAGCTGGTACAAAGGCGATGGTTCAAGCACATTTACCGGAATCCTCAGCAATAATTCTTTCAATGGCAACAAAGATCAGTTGGCCCAGGAAATTAAAAACAATCCGACAAGATATAATGGCGCCAATGGTCTTACGTGGGTAGGTGGAAGAACAGAGGCCCTGGGTGGATTCCCCCTGGCCAGTACAGGGCTTTCCAACGGTGCGTTTTTCCCAGGTGTCCGCTCCGATGGTAACGGCGGGTACATCGAGAATTTCGGTGGTGCAGGTACCAAATATTTTGCTGCCGATAATATAGCCGGCGGCTCCGGATATTGGGATCAGGGTGTCCAAACCTGGATGTACGATGCTTCTTTTTTAAAACTGAGAGAGCTGGCCGTTGCCTATAATTTTTCCCCTGCAATGGCAAACCATATAAAAGCACAGGCGTTATCGCTTTCCCTTTTCATGAGAAACCTGATCTTATGGACCAAAGCCAAAAATAATATTGACCCTGAGTCTGCCGGTTATTTCAAAACAGATCCGGGAGCTCCTTATGAACTGGGGTATGATCGCGCAAACATGGCGCCATGGACAGCGGTAATGGGTCTTAAACTAAATGTTCAATTCTAG
- a CDS encoding FecR family protein, with amino-acid sequence MSPQEQQEFYALLQDEEHSAEMIAALETLTEDLYRADVRDETLLPLLQRATQTDKPLPLQATSPAPTHRLHFLRRWGWAAASIMVLFSAGIYFWWQHNREHTPIKDAGYLATDIPPGTNKAILNLADGSSITLDSAGNQTIRQGATTIKQSGGQLVYDAQDGNTAVSYNNLVTPRGGNFKLQLPDGSMVWLNAASSLRYPTAFKGKERRVELTGEAYFEVAKNAEMPFRVSVKDRVEIEVLGTSFNINAYTEENKLSTTLLEGGVRVLPLNTNEKAVTLNPGQQAQIRPSEKTKVVSDVDVEKIMAWKNGLFNFENASLQEVMHQVARWYNIEVVYEKGIPEMNFGGEVSKNVSLARLLDGLKKAGVHFRIEEGRRLVVMP; translated from the coding sequence TTGAGCCCTCAAGAGCAACAGGAATTTTATGCGTTGTTGCAGGATGAGGAGCACTCTGCCGAGATGATAGCCGCATTGGAAACCCTGACAGAAGATCTATACAGGGCGGATGTCAGGGACGAAACCCTGCTGCCCTTATTGCAACGGGCTACCCAAACAGACAAGCCGCTTCCGTTGCAGGCAACATCACCTGCCCCCACACACCGTTTGCATTTTCTGCGTAGATGGGGCTGGGCGGCTGCATCCATTATGGTATTATTTTCAGCCGGCATTTATTTCTGGTGGCAACATAACAGGGAGCATACACCTATAAAAGACGCCGGTTACCTGGCTACAGATATTCCCCCCGGTACCAACAAAGCCATTCTTAACCTGGCCGACGGTTCTTCTATTACACTGGATAGTGCAGGTAACCAGACGATCAGACAGGGTGCCACCACCATCAAGCAATCGGGCGGCCAGTTGGTATATGATGCACAGGATGGTAACACAGCCGTTAGTTATAATAATCTGGTTACACCACGTGGCGGTAATTTCAAGTTGCAGTTGCCAGATGGCTCCATGGTATGGCTTAATGCAGCGTCCTCTTTACGGTATCCTACTGCTTTTAAAGGAAAAGAACGCAGGGTGGAGCTTACAGGCGAAGCCTACTTTGAAGTGGCGAAGAATGCGGAAATGCCTTTCCGGGTAAGTGTGAAGGACCGGGTAGAAATTGAAGTGCTGGGAACCAGCTTTAACATAAATGCCTATACAGAAGAAAATAAACTGAGTACAACACTGCTGGAAGGTGGTGTGCGGGTGCTTCCGCTGAATACAAACGAAAAGGCGGTAACCCTCAACCCAGGCCAGCAAGCACAGATCAGGCCATCCGAAAAAACAAAAGTGGTCAGCGATGTTGACGTTGAAAAGATCATGGCCTGGAAAAATGGACTGTTCAATTTTGAAAATGCCAGCCTGCAGGAAGTGATGCACCAGGTGGCAAGGTGGTACAACATTGAGGTGGTATATGAAAAAGGTATTCCGGAGATGAATTTTGGTGGAGAGGTCAGCAAAAATGTAAGTCTGGCCAGACTGCTTGACGGATTAAAAAAAGCAGGCGTCCATTTCCGTATAGAAGAGGGCCGGCGGTTGGTCGTAATGCCCTGA
- a CDS encoding RNA polymerase sigma factor — MKSNLLYGDKELLKKIADGDEHAFSSLYRAYVPRLIPLVKSMTKDEGLVKEVIQDTFTRLWLQRERLAEVEYPHTYILRVASYVCVNYIRRSAIGVRIMHEMERRTSEETNPTEDSIALKDLERIIRDGISQLTNSQRNIYRLSREEGLTIPEIAERLGISPNTVKNTLVTSLKSIREYAKKAGYPITLFFCWIFI, encoded by the coding sequence TTGAAATCTAACCTATTATACGGAGATAAGGAACTCTTAAAGAAGATTGCTGATGGAGATGAGCATGCATTTTCATCGCTATACCGTGCGTATGTACCACGTTTGATCCCTCTGGTAAAGAGCATGACGAAGGATGAAGGACTGGTAAAGGAAGTCATCCAGGATACCTTCACCCGCCTTTGGTTGCAAAGGGAGCGGTTGGCGGAAGTAGAATATCCACATACTTATATATTAAGAGTGGCCTCGTATGTATGCGTAAATTATATCCGGCGATCAGCAATTGGTGTACGCATTATGCACGAAATGGAACGGAGGACTTCTGAGGAGACCAATCCAACCGAAGATAGCATCGCCTTAAAGGACCTTGAACGGATCATCAGAGATGGTATTTCGCAACTGACAAATTCTCAAAGAAACATATATCGGCTCAGCAGAGAAGAAGGATTAACCATACCCGAGATAGCAGAACGCCTGGGGATATCTCCGAATACCGTTAAAAATACATTGGTAACCAGTCTGAAATCCATTCGTGAATACGCTAAAAAGGCGGGTTATCCCATTACCCTTTTCTTCTGCTGGATATTTATTTAA
- a CDS encoding alpha/beta fold hydrolase yields the protein MKFFIFCFAAMLLSNSGYSQDTWVCDTITIGGIQQVIATKGADAGPIILFLHGGPGSSRMKQADIFSNQLQAKFLVVQWDQRESGRTLQLNKTDHPISLELMVADTRELIDTLLNRFHKKKLYLAGESWGTVLGFEIAEKYPELLHAYLAFSPVTDQVKSEKMLLSRLMEDAKKKDNTTAKNQLSVVKIPFENYEQLYYLRMWWFSYDGHPIADKDSSFVRDYLKSWSNTWLPTWQQAMKRNLFTELPAVKCPTYFFLGGKDYQTNCELAKMYYKQLSAPKKNMYWFESASHDILISEAPQVQKIVINEILEN from the coding sequence ATGAAGTTTTTTATTTTTTGTTTTGCAGCCATGCTGCTTTCAAACAGTGGCTATTCACAGGATACATGGGTTTGTGACACGATAACAATTGGTGGCATCCAGCAAGTAATTGCAACTAAGGGGGCTGATGCCGGCCCTATCATTTTATTTCTGCATGGTGGTCCGGGTAGCTCCAGGATGAAACAGGCAGATATATTCAGCAATCAGCTCCAGGCTAAGTTCCTGGTAGTGCAATGGGACCAGCGGGAATCCGGCAGAACATTGCAGCTGAACAAAACAGACCACCCTATCTCTCTTGAACTCATGGTTGCGGATACCCGTGAATTGATAGATACCTTACTAAACAGGTTTCATAAGAAGAAGTTGTATCTGGCCGGTGAGTCCTGGGGAACTGTTCTGGGGTTTGAAATAGCTGAAAAATACCCGGAACTGCTACATGCCTACCTGGCTTTTAGTCCGGTAACCGACCAGGTGAAAAGTGAAAAAATGCTGTTATCCAGATTGATGGAAGATGCCAAAAAGAAGGATAACACAACCGCTAAAAACCAACTATCGGTGGTTAAAATACCATTTGAAAATTATGAGCAGTTGTATTACCTGCGAATGTGGTGGTTCAGTTATGACGGCCATCCCATCGCCGACAAAGACTCGTCCTTTGTCAGGGATTATCTTAAATCCTGGTCAAATACCTGGCTTCCCACCTGGCAGCAGGCGATGAAACGCAACCTTTTCACCGAACTACCAGCTGTGAAATGTCCAACCTATTTTTTCCTGGGTGGGAAAGATTATCAAACTAATTGTGAGCTTGCCAAAATGTACTATAAGCAACTTTCTGCCCCGAAGAAAAATATGTATTGGTTTGAAAGTGCCAGTCATGACATCTTGATTTCAGAGGCCCCTCAAGTCCAGAAAATCGTGATAAATGAAATACTGGAGAATTAA
- a CDS encoding RNA polymerase sigma factor, translated as MKDNIKLINSLSARHTYEEKELLQRVSEGGESAFTTLFGQYSTSLGALAYKVLQDEAAKQDVLQEVFIKLWLHRDQLPEVHFLAAWLKKITLNEALIYLRKNAAYDKRLSALKIPEYIENGALQSLEVKELQQRVGEFIKRMPEQRRTIFELNRLEGLSAMEIAAKMNLSYGHVRNSLSIAVKSIRQHLELVVHLTVLFLASQF; from the coding sequence GTGAAGGATAATATTAAACTTATTAATTCATTGTCGGCCAGGCATACTTACGAGGAAAAAGAGCTGCTGCAGCGGGTATCAGAAGGTGGTGAATCTGCCTTCACAACCCTCTTTGGCCAATATTCAACATCCCTGGGTGCATTAGCCTATAAAGTACTCCAGGATGAAGCTGCAAAACAGGATGTATTACAAGAAGTATTTATAAAGTTATGGTTGCACCGGGATCAGCTACCAGAAGTCCATTTCTTAGCAGCATGGTTAAAAAAGATAACGCTCAACGAAGCGCTGATATACCTCCGGAAAAATGCGGCTTATGACAAACGGCTGTCAGCCTTAAAAATCCCTGAATATATAGAAAATGGCGCCCTGCAATCCCTGGAGGTCAAAGAATTGCAGCAACGGGTGGGTGAGTTTATTAAACGCATGCCTGAACAACGGAGAACTATTTTTGAACTGAACCGGCTGGAAGGTCTTTCCGCCATGGAGATTGCAGCAAAAATGAATTTGTCTTACGGGCATGTCAGAAATTCATTGAGCATCGCCGTTAAAAGCATCCGGCAGCACCTGGAATTGGTTGTTCATTTGACCGTTTTATTCCTGGCTTCGCAGTTTTAA